Proteins co-encoded in one Campylobacter ornithocola genomic window:
- a CDS encoding AAA family ATPase produces the protein MKNKKIILASFLLLCVFVVVAFIKNQPDYISKAAYEELLEQNLIQKAIVENNEILLKSKDGNFLIAKDVVDLNALWQKVPLEYAKDYNLSEFFLIFILLAFLISFLLFLNKKNKDRQNLLSLEKNILEKNEQNNTIQDVVSNIKFKDIAGVDEAKVELLEIVDFLKNPQKYKDFGVKMPKGVLLVGPPGVGKTLIAKAVAGEAGVPFFYQSGASFVEIYVGMGAKRVRELFLKAKSKAPSIIFIDEIDAVGKSRGDFSNVERDNTLNQLLTQMDGFEDNSGVVVMAATNKIDLMDNALLRSGRFDRRIFISLPDFKDRMYILQNYMKEKKFNVNLEKIAKSSVGFSGAALETLVNEAAINAIRRKSDLIEENDFFAVLNKVLIGKKKIFSLSDKERKIQATYQAAKALCAFYFDVKFEKITLIEDRFKEYENTIKSKSELLNKIKVFLSGSVAMELIFNESYTNAQSDLLKVKELLTFMETFAMANEGLLQEQRREVKEFLELMKEKVVRLANILLENEKIEMQDVEKIIME, from the coding sequence ATGAAAAATAAAAAGATTATTTTAGCTTCATTTTTACTTCTTTGTGTTTTTGTAGTAGTTGCGTTTATAAAAAATCAACCTGATTATATTAGCAAAGCAGCTTACGAAGAGCTTTTAGAACAAAATTTAATCCAAAAAGCTATAGTAGAGAATAACGAAATATTGCTAAAAAGTAAAGATGGAAATTTTTTAATTGCCAAAGATGTAGTAGACTTAAATGCTTTATGGCAAAAAGTTCCTTTAGAATATGCTAAAGATTATAATTTAAGCGAATTTTTTTTAATATTCATTTTACTTGCTTTTCTTATAAGCTTTTTGCTTTTTCTTAATAAAAAAAATAAAGATAGGCAAAATTTGCTCTCTTTAGAAAAAAATATCCTAGAAAAAAATGAACAAAATAACACCATACAAGATGTTGTTAGTAATATTAAATTTAAAGATATAGCAGGAGTTGATGAGGCCAAGGTGGAGCTTTTGGAAATTGTTGATTTTTTAAAAAATCCTCAAAAATATAAAGATTTTGGTGTAAAAATGCCAAAAGGAGTTTTGTTAGTAGGCCCTCCCGGAGTAGGGAAAACTTTAATAGCAAAAGCAGTAGCAGGTGAGGCTGGGGTACCATTTTTTTATCAAAGTGGGGCTAGTTTTGTGGAAATTTATGTAGGTATGGGCGCAAAAAGGGTTAGAGAGCTTTTTTTAAAAGCTAAATCAAAAGCTCCAAGTATCATTTTTATAGATGAAATAGATGCAGTTGGTAAAAGTAGGGGAGATTTTTCTAACGTAGAAAGAGATAATACCCTAAATCAACTTTTAACTCAAATGGATGGATTTGAAGATAATAGTGGAGTTGTAGTAATGGCTGCTACAAATAAAATCGATCTTATGGATAATGCACTATTAAGATCAGGTCGCTTTGATAGGAGAATTTTTATATCATTACCTGATTTTAAAGATAGAATGTATATTTTGCAAAATTATATGAAAGAGAAAAAATTTAATGTAAATTTAGAGAAAATTGCAAAATCTAGCGTGGGTTTTAGCGGAGCAGCCTTGGAAACTTTAGTCAATGAAGCAGCGATTAATGCCATAAGAAGAAAATCAGATTTAATAGAAGAAAATGATTTTTTTGCAGTACTTAATAAAGTTTTGATAGGTAAAAAAAAGATTTTTTCGCTTAGTGATAAAGAAAGAAAAATTCAAGCCACATATCAAGCAGCTAAAGCCTTGTGTGCCTTTTATTTTGATGTTAAATTTGAAAAAATCACTCTAATAGAAGATAGATTTAAAGAGTATGAAAACACTATTAAGTCAAAATCAGAATTATTAAACAAAATAAAGGTGTTTTTATCAGGTTCTGTGGCTATGGAGCTTATTTTTAATGAAAGTTATACTAATGCACAAAGCGATCTTTTGAAGGTTAAAGAACTACTCACTTTTATGGAAACTTTTGCTATGGCAAATGAGGGTTTATTGCAAGAGCAAAGGCGAGAAGTAAAAGAATTTTTAGAATTAATGAAAGAGAAAGTGGTAAGATTAGCTAACATCCTTTTAGAAAATGAGAAAATAGAAATGCAAGATGTAGAAAAAATCATAATGGAGTAA
- a CDS encoding mechanosensitive ion channel domain-containing protein — protein sequence MKKIFLILFLFFSILLAQENIQHLDQKLDELHNSLSYNTWVVKYNNFNIYKKTQDEILSLEKESLKANERNKNIIERQILILKERLGLLSEYKSTNFTKMVLAPEEVEKMEKITNPLAIVSAYSHIKKIRRDKEEYINLLNSFKQTLQELEKENILIAEIAKLDPTKEHNEHLKNSNQMVKDFTQTLRFGEISYSVYEKKIQEEIDRTTASIKIQGVRAFNIVLAIIIVIAMAFLLKFIARKYIGDNDRFYTANKIINFININVIVLILLFGYIENISYLVTVLGFASAGLAIAMKDMFMSMLGWCVIVFGGSFRVGDRVKVFQNNTHYIGDIIDISFLRITLYEDISLLTYTDNRRAGRIIFIPNNFIFTNLISNYTHHGMKTIWDGLDITLTFDSNHQKALEIVEEIVVKASKGYTKIAKESMNKLRNEYSIRNPKVEPRLFTFLEGYGIRISVWYMTNSYAALVLRSNISKEIINEFNKYDDIKIAYPSQNLYMAKHKFIEDKEDI from the coding sequence ATGAAAAAAATATTTTTAATTTTATTTTTGTTTTTTTCTATATTATTAGCACAGGAAAATATACAACATTTAGATCAAAAATTAGATGAATTGCATAATAGTTTATCTTATAATACTTGGGTGGTTAAATATAATAATTTTAATATTTATAAAAAAACTCAAGATGAAATCTTATCTTTGGAGAAAGAAAGTTTAAAAGCTAATGAGCGTAATAAAAATATCATAGAGAGACAAATTTTAATTTTAAAAGAAAGATTAGGGCTTTTAAGTGAGTATAAAAGCACTAATTTTACTAAAATGGTTTTAGCTCCTGAAGAAGTAGAAAAAATGGAAAAAATTACCAATCCATTGGCTATTGTTTCTGCTTATTCACATATAAAAAAAATAAGACGTGATAAAGAAGAATATATAAATCTTCTAAATAGCTTTAAACAAACACTACAAGAACTTGAAAAAGAAAATATTTTAATTGCAGAAATCGCTAAACTAGATCCAACAAAAGAGCATAATGAACATTTGAAAAATTCCAATCAAATGGTTAAAGATTTTACACAAACTTTACGTTTTGGAGAAATTTCATATTCTGTATATGAGAAAAAAATTCAAGAAGAGATAGACAGAACTACCGCTTCGATAAAAATTCAAGGTGTAAGAGCTTTTAATATAGTTTTGGCTATTATTATTGTGATAGCTATGGCATTTTTGCTCAAATTTATAGCAAGAAAATATATAGGTGATAATGATCGTTTTTATACAGCAAATAAAATTATCAATTTTATCAATATTAATGTAATTGTTTTGATCTTGCTTTTTGGATATATAGAAAATATTAGTTATTTGGTTACTGTGCTTGGTTTTGCTTCTGCTGGTTTGGCTATTGCTATGAAAGATATGTTTATGTCTATGCTTGGTTGGTGTGTGATAGTTTTTGGTGGAAGTTTTAGAGTGGGTGATAGAGTGAAAGTTTTTCAAAATAACACACATTATATAGGTGATATTATTGATATTTCATTTTTAAGAATAACATTATATGAAGATATTTCATTATTAACCTATACTGATAATCGTAGAGCAGGTAGAATAATCTTTATACCAAATAATTTCATTTTTACTAATCTTATATCAAATTATACTCATCATGGTATGAAAACTATTTGGGATGGGCTTGATATCACTTTAACATTTGATTCTAATCATCAAAAAGCTTTAGAGATTGTAGAGGAGATAGTTGTAAAGGCTTCTAAAGGTTACACAAAAATTGCAAAAGAATCTATGAATAAATTAAGAAATGAATATAGCATTAGAAATCCTAAGGTTGAACCGAGACTTTTTACATTTTTAGAAGGTTATGGTATAAGAATTTCTGTTTGGTATATGACAAATTCTTATGCAGCTTTGGTTTTAAGAAGTAATATAAGTAAAGAAATTATTAACGAATTTAATAAATATGATGATATAAAAATAGCTTATCCATCGCAAAATCTATACATGGCAAAGCATAAATTTATAGAAGATAAGGAAGATATTTGA
- the crcB gene encoding fluoride efflux transporter CrcB produces MISMILAVGFGGFLGAVTRMLTSGFFNKIIPHDFPYGTLLVNIIGSFLMGLFFSYANSKGVHILTKSLISTGFLGAFTTFSTFSYENLLFLQSGNYFHFFLNIILNVILCLLAVWIGFLIFK; encoded by the coding sequence TTGATTAGCATGATTTTAGCTGTAGGTTTTGGAGGTTTTTTAGGGGCAGTAACTAGAATGCTTACAAGTGGTTTTTTCAATAAAATCATTCCGCATGATTTTCCCTATGGTACTTTACTTGTTAATATCATAGGCTCATTTTTAATGGGTTTATTTTTCTCTTACGCAAATTCCAAAGGTGTGCATATTTTAACCAAAAGTTTAATTAGCACGGGTTTTTTAGGTGCTTTTACAACATTTTCAACTTTTTCTTATGAAAATTTGCTATTTTTACAAAGTGGTAATTATTTTCACTTTTTTCTAAATATTATTTTGAATGTTATCCTTTGTCTTTTGGCAGTATGGATTGGTTTTTTAATTTTTAAATAA
- the purC gene encoding phosphoribosylaminoimidazolesuccinocarboxamide synthase: MATKLDLLYEGKGKKMFKTDDENLLITEFKDDLTAFNAEKKGNEAGKGALNCKISTEIFHLLEKEGIKTHLVETINDKEQIVKKCNIIPIEVITRNVATGSLTKRLGIKEGTILPFAIVEFCYKNDELGDPIINDEHCLILNLVKSEKDLELIKNTARHINSILVKFFESKGLRLIDFKLEFGIDSEGNMILADEISPDSCRFWDSKTNEKLDKDRFRQDLGNVKMAYEEVLKRILS; the protein is encoded by the coding sequence ATGGCAACAAAATTAGATCTTTTATACGAAGGAAAAGGCAAAAAAATGTTTAAAACTGATGATGAGAATTTACTCATCACAGAATTTAAAGATGATCTAACTGCTTTTAATGCAGAAAAAAAAGGTAATGAAGCAGGAAAAGGTGCACTAAATTGTAAAATTAGTACTGAAATTTTTCATCTTTTAGAAAAAGAAGGTATTAAAACTCATTTAGTAGAAACTATTAACGATAAAGAGCAGATTGTTAAAAAGTGTAATATCATTCCTATTGAAGTTATTACTAGAAATGTAGCTACTGGTTCTTTAACAAAAAGATTAGGCATCAAAGAAGGCACAATTTTACCTTTTGCAATAGTCGAGTTTTGCTATAAAAACGATGAATTGGGCGATCCTATTATTAATGATGAGCATTGTTTGATTTTAAATCTAGTAAAAAGTGAAAAAGATTTAGAATTAATCAAAAACACTGCAAGACATATTAATTCTATCTTAGTTAAATTTTTTGAATCCAAAGGCTTAAGATTGATCGATTTTAAATTGGAATTTGGCATTGATAGTGAAGGAAACATGATCTTAGCTGATGAAATTAGTCCTGATAGTTGTAGATTTTGGGATAGCAAAACCAATGAAAAATTAGATAAAGATCGTTTTAGACAAGATCTAGGTAATGTAAAAATGGCCTATGAAGAAGTTTTAAAAAGAATTTTAAGCTAG
- a CDS encoding rhodanese-like domain-containing protein, whose protein sequence is MKKLFLSLALCANFALSEVINVDINADILENYQIIDVRKPSEWAQTGTIKNAIKISFYNEDGSLNENFVEEVKKISSKKPLAIVCRSGSRSTKASTLLDQNGIEVTNLKGGMNALLSQGYKTTK, encoded by the coding sequence ATGAAAAAATTATTTTTATCTTTAGCACTTTGTGCTAACTTTGCTTTATCAGAAGTGATAAATGTTGATATCAATGCTGATATTTTAGAAAATTACCAAATAATAGATGTTAGAAAACCTAGTGAATGGGCCCAAACTGGCACAATAAAAAATGCTATAAAAATTAGCTTTTATAATGAAGATGGTAGCTTGAATGAAAATTTCGTCGAAGAAGTTAAAAAAATTTCAAGTAAAAAACCTCTTGCTATAGTTTGCAGAAGTGGCTCAAGAAGCACCAAAGCTTCTACTTTGCTAGATCAAAATGGTATAGAAGTTACTAATTTAAAAGGTGGTATGAATGCACTTTTATCACAAGGCTATAAAACCACAAAGTAA
- the htpG gene encoding molecular chaperone HtpG: MQFQTEVNQLLQLMIHSLYSNKEIFLRELISNASDALDKLSYLSVSDDAYKNLKFEPKIQINFNQETKTLTISDNGIGMNKEDLINHLGTIAKSGTKSFLENLSGDAKKDSQLIGQFGVGFYSAFMVASKIEVLSKKALDDKAYLWTSDASGYEIENANKDEQGTCITLHLKDEEFLNSYRIESIVEKYSNHIQFPIFMEKEEYLPLEEGEKEPKKELKNTQINTASALWRQNKASLKEQDYERFYEQNFHDSNKPMLYIHTKAEGSIEYNSLFFIPAQAPFDLYRVDYKSGLKLYVKRVFISDDDKELLPTYLRFVRGIIDVEDLPLNVSREILQENKILKSVQEASVKKILAELKKFKEKDKENYLKFHENFGKVLKEGLYGFGENKDTIAKLLYFKNSNKEELIDLEEYKQNLAEGQNEIFYISGKNEKLLRNSPLLESYKQKNINILLLDEEIDTIVMPMMNEFEGLKFSAINHLTSEETSEEQKAEFASLLIKIKEVLKDEVEEVKLSQRLSNSPSCIVYDQNKPDFAMQQILKQMGQEQQVKPILEINPNHEILKALKENDTLANEMAHILLNMAKLSEGMGIDNPNEFNSALSKIVSKALEK, translated from the coding sequence ATGCAATTTCAAACTGAAGTTAATCAACTTTTACAACTTATGATTCATTCGTTGTATTCAAACAAAGAAATTTTTTTAAGAGAGCTTATTTCTAATGCAAGTGATGCTCTTGATAAACTTAGCTATTTAAGCGTAAGTGATGATGCTTATAAAAATTTAAAATTTGAGCCAAAAATTCAAATCAATTTCAACCAAGAAACAAAAACCTTGACCATAAGTGATAATGGTATAGGTATGAATAAAGAAGATTTAATCAATCATCTTGGAACTATTGCCAAAAGTGGCACAAAAAGCTTTTTAGAAAACTTAAGCGGAGATGCTAAAAAAGATTCTCAACTTATAGGACAATTTGGCGTAGGCTTTTACTCTGCTTTTATGGTGGCTTCTAAAATAGAAGTTTTAAGTAAAAAGGCCTTAGATGATAAAGCGTATCTTTGGACTTCTGATGCAAGTGGTTATGAGATAGAAAATGCAAACAAAGATGAGCAAGGCACTTGTATAACTTTACATTTAAAAGATGAAGAGTTTTTAAATTCATACCGTATTGAAAGTATAGTAGAAAAATACTCAAATCACATACAATTTCCTATTTTCATGGAAAAAGAAGAATATTTACCATTAGAAGAAGGTGAGAAAGAGCCTAAAAAAGAATTAAAAAATACTCAAATTAATACAGCAAGTGCCTTGTGGAGACAAAATAAAGCAAGTTTAAAAGAACAAGATTATGAGAGATTTTATGAGCAAAATTTCCATGATTCAAATAAACCTATGCTTTATATCCATACAAAAGCTGAAGGTTCTATAGAGTATAATTCTTTATTTTTTATACCTGCACAAGCTCCATTTGACCTATATAGAGTAGATTATAAAAGTGGTTTGAAACTTTATGTAAAACGTGTATTTATTAGTGATGACGATAAAGAATTATTACCAACTTATTTAAGATTTGTGCGCGGTATTATCGATGTAGAAGATTTACCACTTAATGTAAGTCGTGAAATTTTACAAGAAAATAAAATTTTAAAAAGCGTTCAAGAAGCAAGTGTTAAAAAAATCCTAGCTGAGCTTAAAAAATTCAAAGAAAAAGATAAAGAAAATTATCTTAAATTCCATGAAAATTTTGGGAAAGTTTTAAAAGAAGGCTTGTATGGTTTTGGTGAAAACAAAGATACTATTGCTAAGCTTTTATATTTTAAAAACTCAAATAAAGAAGAATTAATCGACCTTGAAGAATACAAACAAAACCTAGCTGAAGGGCAAAATGAAATTTTTTATATTAGTGGAAAAAATGAAAAACTTTTAAGAAATTCTCCACTTCTTGAAAGTTATAAACAAAAAAATATCAATATTTTATTGCTTGATGAGGAAATTGATACCATAGTTATGCCTATGATGAATGAATTTGAAGGCTTAAAATTTAGTGCTATTAATCATCTAACTAGCGAAGAAACCAGTGAAGAACAAAAGGCTGAATTTGCAAGCTTACTCATCAAAATAAAAGAAGTTTTAAAAGACGAAGTTGAAGAGGTAAAACTTAGCCAAAGACTTTCAAATAGTCCAAGTTGTATTGTTTATGATCAAAACAAACCTGATTTTGCTATGCAACAAATTCTTAAACAAATGGGTCAAGAACAACAAGTTAAACCTATACTTGAAATCAATCCTAATCATGAAATTTTAAAAGCCTTAAAAGAAAATGATACTTTAGCTAATGAAATGGCACATATTCTTTTAAATATGGCTAAACTCAGCGAAGGAATGGGCATAGATAATCCTAACGAGTTTAACAGCGCTTTAAGTAAAATCGTCTCCAAGGCTTTAGAAAAATGA
- the purQ gene encoding phosphoribosylformylglycinamidine synthase subunit PurQ: protein MKVAIIRFPGTNCEFDTAYAFEKLGVKAEIIWHERQDFNADLIVLPGGFSYGDYLRCAAIAKLAPAMKTLKEHVQKGGYVLGICNGFQILLELGLLKGAMKHNNSLSFISKMQPLKVVSNNNVFLKNFQKNDVIELPIAHGEGNYFNSEDGIKMLEDKDMILLRYIDNPNGSLNDIAGICDENKKIFGLMPHPERMCDNILGSKIGLKMFEGFLNC, encoded by the coding sequence ATGAAGGTAGCTATTATTCGTTTTCCTGGAACTAATTGTGAATTTGACACAGCTTATGCATTTGAAAAATTAGGCGTAAAAGCTGAAATTATTTGGCATGAAAGACAAGATTTTAATGCAGATTTAATTGTTCTGCCAGGAGGGTTTTCCTATGGAGATTATTTAAGATGTGCAGCTATTGCAAAACTTGCTCCTGCTATGAAAACACTCAAGGAACATGTGCAAAAAGGCGGATATGTTCTGGGTATATGTAATGGTTTTCAGATTTTATTAGAACTTGGACTTTTAAAAGGAGCTATGAAGCACAATAATAGCTTAAGTTTTATTTCCAAAATGCAGCCATTAAAAGTAGTTTCAAATAATAATGTTTTTTTAAAAAATTTCCAAAAAAATGATGTTATAGAACTACCTATTGCTCATGGAGAAGGAAATTATTTTAATAGTGAAGATGGTATTAAAATGTTAGAAGATAAAGATATGATCTTATTAAGATATATCGACAATCCAAATGGCTCTTTAAATGACATAGCCGGAATTTGTGATGAAAATAAAAAGATTTTTGGACTTATGCCACATCCTGAAAGAATGTGTGATAATATACTTGGCTCAAAAATAGGACTCAAAATGTTTGAAGGATTTTTAAATTGTTAA
- the mtaB gene encoding tRNA (N(6)-L-threonylcarbamoyladenosine(37)-C(2))-methylthiotransferase MtaB has product MKKKVYFKTFGCRTNIYDTQLLKTYIKDHEIVQNEQEADVIVVNSCTVTNGADSGLRTYINSARKNGTKIILTGCGAVSKGKDFFDKKEIFGVLGASNKDKINELISQDKTFYEIGNLNFIDTKIVSNYENHTKAFVKIQEGCDFACSYCIIPSVRGKSRSVPSKEIIKQVKLLAQNGYSEIVLTGTNIGSYGLKDKTTLGKLLQEIGKVNGIKRVRLGSLEPAQIDVSFKEILGEPWLEKHLHIALQHTHEKMLRIMRRRSHTQNDLALFNELSQKGFALGTDFIVAHPGESELIWQEALDNFKHFKLTHIHAFIFSPRDGTHSASMSERINGEIAKERLNILKDIVVQNNYEFRKKQKCILEILVESKKDGFYEGYDQFFNKIKITSKEDITKQWINVKKYECKEDCNYTRLEYEK; this is encoded by the coding sequence TTGAAAAAAAAAGTATATTTTAAAACTTTTGGTTGTAGAACAAATATTTATGATACACAGCTATTAAAAACATATATTAAAGATCATGAAATTGTCCAAAACGAACAAGAAGCTGATGTAATAGTAGTTAATTCTTGTACGGTAACAAATGGTGCTGATAGTGGGCTTAGGACTTATATTAATAGTGCAAGAAAAAATGGAACTAAAATTATACTTACAGGATGTGGGGCTGTGAGTAAGGGAAAAGATTTTTTTGATAAAAAGGAAATTTTTGGAGTTTTAGGGGCATCTAATAAAGATAAAATCAACGAACTCATTTCACAAGATAAGACATTTTATGAAATAGGTAATTTAAATTTTATTGATACAAAAATCGTGAGTAATTATGAAAATCACACTAAAGCTTTTGTAAAAATTCAAGAAGGATGTGATTTTGCTTGTAGTTATTGTATAATTCCAAGTGTTAGAGGTAAATCAAGAAGCGTACCAAGTAAAGAGATAATAAAGCAAGTCAAACTTTTAGCTCAAAATGGCTATAGTGAGATAGTTTTAACGGGTACGAATATAGGAAGTTATGGTTTAAAAGATAAGACTACACTTGGAAAATTATTACAAGAAATAGGCAAGGTTAATGGTATAAAAAGAGTAAGACTTGGAAGTTTAGAGCCTGCACAAATTGATGTAAGTTTTAAAGAAATTTTAGGTGAACCTTGGCTTGAAAAACATTTGCATATTGCATTGCAACACACTCATGAAAAAATGTTACGTATAATGCGTAGAAGATCACATACACAAAATGATTTAGCTTTGTTTAATGAGTTAAGTCAAAAAGGCTTTGCATTAGGAACTGATTTTATCGTAGCGCACCCTGGAGAAAGTGAATTAATATGGCAAGAAGCTTTGGATAATTTCAAGCATTTTAAACTCACACATATTCACGCTTTCATTTTTTCACCACGCGATGGAACACATTCTGCTTCTATGAGTGAGCGTATTAATGGTGAAATAGCTAAGGAAAGATTAAATATTTTAAAAGATATTGTTGTGCAGAATAATTATGAGTTTAGAAAAAAACAAAAATGTATTTTAGAAATTTTGGTTGAAAGTAAAAAAGATGGTTTTTATGAAGGTTATGATCAGTTTTTTAATAAAATCAAAATTACAAGCAAAGAAGATATTACTAAACAATGGATAAATGTTAAAAAGTATGAATGTAAAGAAGATTGCAACTATACAAGGTTAGAGTATGAAAAATAA
- a CDS encoding rhodanese-like domain-containing protein, which produces MKNIAISKDILHEFCIIDVRTPSEWRNGVIKEALLIALCDDNGFMNENFIQEFKEKVDYQNKNIAFVCATGSRSKHTAMMVEDALGIECTNLDGGMVALLSQGYETIKKEN; this is translated from the coding sequence ATGAAAAATATAGCTATTTCTAAAGATATTTTACACGAGTTTTGCATTATAGATGTAAGAACCCCGAGCGAATGGAGAAACGGGGTTATAAAAGAAGCTTTACTCATTGCACTTTGTGATGATAATGGCTTTATGAATGAAAACTTTATTCAAGAGTTTAAAGAAAAAGTAGATTATCAAAATAAAAATATAGCTTTTGTATGTGCTACAGGCTCAAGAAGTAAACATACTGCTATGATGGTGGAAGATGCACTAGGTATAGAATGTACTAATTTAGATGGTGGCATGGTAGCACTTTTATCACAAGGTTATGAAACTATAAAAAAGGAGAACTAA
- a CDS encoding lysophospholipid acyltransferase family protein: MKIYQKFKALVFWIEFILSIIFLCIAFLILKSQEKIWKIRKAWSKLQKYVINYKIQTQGSIHPQTNLLLINHQSLLDIVVLEDLCPKNISWIAKKELGELPIFKTLIKKPKIICIDRSPKGLVKLLKEAKERLKEDRILAIFPEGTRSKTQKLLKFKVGAKILSEKLNLKVQPVVIVDSAKILDTQNFSANSGVLKVVFLDLVDTSKDDWLEQTREKMQAILDSERSQA, translated from the coding sequence GTGAAGATTTATCAAAAATTTAAAGCTTTGGTGTTTTGGATAGAATTTATTTTATCTATTATATTTTTATGTATTGCTTTTTTAATATTAAAATCACAAGAAAAAATTTGGAAAATCAGAAAAGCATGGTCTAAGCTACAAAAATATGTAATAAATTATAAAATTCAAACTCAAGGTTCTATACACCCTCAAACAAATTTGCTCTTAATCAATCATCAAAGCTTGTTAGATATAGTTGTTTTAGAAGATTTATGTCCAAAGAATATATCTTGGATAGCCAAAAAAGAATTAGGCGAACTCCCTATTTTTAAAACTTTGATTAAAAAACCTAAAATTATATGTATAGATAGAAGTCCAAAAGGCTTAGTAAAGCTTTTAAAAGAAGCTAAAGAAAGATTAAAAGAAGATAGAATATTGGCTATTTTTCCAGAAGGTACAAGATCTAAAACTCAGAAACTTTTAAAATTTAAAGTCGGAGCTAAAATTTTAAGTGAAAAACTTAATTTAAAAGTTCAACCTGTGGTAATTGTTGATTCAGCTAAAATTTTAGATACACAAAACTTTAGTGCAAATAGTGGTGTTTTAAAAGTGGTGTTTCTTGATCTTGTTGATACAAGTAAAGATGATTGGCTTGAACAAACTAGAGAAAAAATGCAAGCAATCTTAGATAGTGAAAGGTCTCAAGCTTGA
- the mog gene encoding molybdopterin adenylyltransferase codes for MIKIGILVLSDRASSGVYEDKSGVEIEKILDSYIKNEKSFYYELIPDEYDLIIEKLSYLVDEVKCDLIFTTGGTGPALRDVTPEATQAVCDKMLPGFGELMRAKSLEYVPTAILSRQSAGIKGKSLIINLPGNPKAIRECIEPIFPAIPYCIDLIGGAYIENNEEVISVFRPKKK; via the coding sequence ATGATAAAAATAGGAATTTTAGTACTTTCAGATAGAGCAAGCAGTGGAGTTTATGAAGATAAATCTGGTGTTGAGATAGAAAAAATTTTAGATTCTTATATAAAAAATGAAAAAAGTTTTTATTATGAATTGATTCCTGATGAGTATGATTTAATTATAGAAAAATTATCTTACTTAGTAGATGAAGTAAAATGTGATTTGATTTTTACAACAGGAGGTACAGGACCTGCTTTACGCGATGTAACACCAGAGGCAACGCAAGCAGTATGCGATAAAATGCTTCCAGGTTTTGGGGAGTTAATGCGTGCTAAAAGTTTAGAATATGTACCAACAGCCATACTCTCAAGACAAAGTGCAGGCATAAAAGGAAAATCACTAATTATCAATTTACCGGGTAATCCAAAAGCTATAAGAGAGTGCATTGAGCCTATATTTCCTGCTATTCCTTATTGTATAGATTTAATAGGTGGGGCTTATATTGAAAACAATGAAGAGGTAATTTCTGTATTTAGACCAAAGAAAAAGTAA
- the purS gene encoding phosphoribosylformylglycinamidine synthase subunit PurS, which produces MKVTVNITLKNGVLDPQGKAIEKALHSLDFNNIANVKTSKQISFDIACKDKEEALKQVDLMCKELLANIVIEDYEIIL; this is translated from the coding sequence ATGAAAGTAACTGTAAATATCACACTAAAAAATGGGGTTTTAGATCCTCAGGGCAAAGCCATAGAAAAGGCTTTGCATTCTTTAGATTTTAACAACATAGCAAATGTTAAAACCTCAAAGCAAATTAGTTTTGATATAGCTTGCAAAGACAAAGAAGAGGCTTTAAAACAAGTTGATTTAATGTGCAAAGAATTGCTTGCAAATATTGTTATAGAAGATTATGAGATAATATTATGA